AGAAAACCAAAGTCTACTTTGAAATTACTAATTTGAATCCAATCAAACAATTGAATCTGGATTGCTTGATGAGTTTGGCTAATCTGCATGAAAAAGTACACAGAAGCTGCAAATGAAGTTGCGACAGTTAATGTCCCAAGAATTCCAGAAGCCGATTTACCGATGCTTTTTCCGAAGAAAACATTAAATAAAAATCCTATAAAAGGAGCTAGTAATAAGAGTAAAGTTAAACTTGTATCCATTGAAATTTATCCTTTTAAGTTTTTTAAATTATTGATGTCAATTGAACCTAAATTTCTAAATATCGAAACTAGTATTGCTAATCCTACAGCAACCTCGGCAGCGGCCACGGCCATAGAGAAAAATACAAAAATTTGTCCTTGTGCATCTTGATGGTAAGTAGAAAAAGCAACAAACAAAAGATTGACAGCATTAAGCATAATTTCGATTGACATAAATACGATGATGGCATTACGTCTATATAATACTCCGAAAACTCCAATACTAAAAAGTATCACAGAAAGGAAGATATAGTTTTCGATGCCTATTTCATTTAAAATATTGTTCATGTTATTTCTCTGTTTTTTCTTTTTTAGACAATAGAACCGTTCCAATCATTGCTACTAAAAGCAAGATAGAGGCAAATTCGAATGGAACCATGTACTCATTCAATAGTACTTTTCCTAAAACTTTTATTGATTGGTAATCTTCACCAGTAAAGTCGTATTCACCAGTAATTGGTTTCGAGTTGATGAAAACAGCAAGTAGAACCAAGCAAATCAAACAAAAGGAAACAATAGCTCCTAAACGAGTGATTCTAGGTTTATGAACTTCATTTTCTTTATTCAAGTTCATTAACATGATCGTGAATAGAAACAAAATCATAATTGCTCCCGAGTATACTATGATATGAACTACTGCTAGAAACTGTGAGTTCAATAATAAATAATGTCCTGCAATCGAGAAAAAACAAACAACAAGATATAGCGCACTGTGAATTGGGTTTCTGCTAAAGATTGTCAAAAATGCAGTTGACAATGTGATGGCAGCTAAAACACAAAATATAATAAGTATAGTTGACATTAGTTGGCGTTTTTAAGTTGTGCATTTTTCATTGCGATATCTAATGGCATAACCAATTTATCTTTTCCAAAAATAAAATCTTCTCTTTCATAACTGGAAGGAACCAATACTTTTGAAGTAGTCAGGTAAATAGCGTCTTTTGGACAAGCTTCCTCACACAAACCACAAAAAATACAACGCAACATATTGATTTCATAAATCGAAGCATATTTTTCTTCACGGTACAAATGTTTTTCTTCCGGCTTACGTTCTTCGGCTTTCATGGTAATTGCTTCCGCAGGGCATGATAAAGCGCATAATCCACAAGCAGTGCAGTTTTCTCTTCCTTGCTCATCGCGTTTCAACATGTGTTGACCACGGTAAACGGGACTCATTTCACGTACTTGTTCTGGATATTGAATCGTAACTTTTCTTGTAAATAAATGCTTGATTGTAATCATCAAACCCTTGACAATTGCAACAATGTACATTCTTTCCAAAAAACTCATCTCTTTATTAGAGACTTGCTTTTTTCTTCCCGATAAGGATATGGCTTCTATTGACATTTTTTTATTTTTTATTTAAAGCTTCTTCCTGCTATTCGTTTCAATCTTTTATCCTGAACTTGTTTCA
The Flavobacterium sp. WC2421 genome window above contains:
- a CDS encoding NADH-quinone oxidoreductase subunit I; the encoded protein is MSIEAISLSGRKKQVSNKEMSFLERMYIVAIVKGLMITIKHLFTRKVTIQYPEQVREMSPVYRGQHMLKRDEQGRENCTACGLCALSCPAEAITMKAEERKPEEKHLYREEKYASIYEINMLRCIFCGLCEEACPKDAIYLTTSKVLVPSSYEREDFIFGKDKLVMPLDIAMKNAQLKNAN
- a CDS encoding NADH-quinone oxidoreductase subunit J, which gives rise to MSTILIIFCVLAAITLSTAFLTIFSRNPIHSALYLVVCFFSIAGHYLLLNSQFLAVVHIIVYSGAIMILFLFTIMLMNLNKENEVHKPRITRLGAIVSFCLICLVLLAVFINSKPITGEYDFTGEDYQSIKVLGKVLLNEYMVPFEFASILLLVAMIGTVLLSKKEKTEK
- the nuoK gene encoding NADH-quinone oxidoreductase subunit NuoK is translated as MNNILNEIGIENYIFLSVILFSIGVFGVLYRRNAIIVFMSIEIMLNAVNLLFVAFSTYHQDAQGQIFVFFSMAVAAAEVAVGLAILVSIFRNLGSIDINNLKNLKG